Proteins from a single region of Pangasianodon hypophthalmus isolate fPanHyp1 chromosome 7, fPanHyp1.pri, whole genome shotgun sequence:
- the LOC117597657 gene encoding uncharacterized protein LOC117597657, which yields MTGFWILILIFTTIYTVQPGRCWVTAQSLTESPVYQPDKELSVDIGDSATLRCCIYETTFRMIYLFKQPNRKKPQIIVKFFKDGGETFYNGFQESRFQIQRSSNCFNMTILNITQSDEATYYCALTSPNFVFGDGTYLKIKGENVTILSETSKPALCDNSVVCEPTLHGNSTNMNTQDKTVLGLGTALGFCALLIFCLIYFIMRRKLNTSIENSSGTRQVRESEAETLNYAALQFSKRKAKAEKRKTGSLDECVYSDVKKTVR from the exons atgactggaTTCTGGATCTTAATTTTGATCTTCACCACCATAT ATACAGTCCAACCTGGTAGATGCTGGGTTACTGCACAATCCCTCACAGAGTCACCAGTTTATCAGCCTgataaagagctcagtgtggataTCGGAGACTCGGCTACTCTGCGGTGTTGTATTTATGAAACAACATTTAGAATGATATATTTGTTTAAGCAACCgaacagaaaaaaacctcagattATAGTTAAGTTCTTTAAAGATGGCGGAGAAACATTTTATAATGGATTCCAAGAGTCTCGTTTTCAAATACAAAGATCTTCAAACTGCTTCAATATgaccattttaaacatcactCAGTCTGATGAAGCCACGTACTACTGTGCACTGACATCCCCCAACTTTGTGTTTGGAGAtggaacttatttaaaaattaaag GTGAGAATGTTACTATTTTATCAGAAACATCTAAACCAGCTCTGTGTGataattcagtggtgtgtgaaccaacactgcatggaaacagcactaacatgaacacacaagaCAAAACAG TGCTCGGTTTGGGAACGGCTTTGGGCTTTTGTgcacttctgattttctgtctcatttaCTTCATAatgagaagaaaat TAAACACTTCTATTGAAAATTCTTCAGGAACAAGGCAGGTACGT gaatctgaagctgagACACTGAATTATGCAGCTTTGCAATTCTCCAAGAGAAAAGCCAaagctgaaaaaaggaaaactggctcattagatgagtgtgtgtactccGATGTGAAGAAAACTGTAAGATAA